A region from the uncultured Macellibacteroides sp. genome encodes:
- a CDS encoding site-specific integrase: MKVEKFKVLLYLKKSGLDKSGKAPIMGRITVNHSMAQFSSKLSCTAELWNPRESRLDGKSREAVEINQKIEALLLGVHSAFDNLEERKKPFDAESVKNTYQGSINTQITLLTLLNRHMEGMRACVGIDVAPTTLNTYVYTHRSLCKFIQKKFRTKDIAFGQLNEQFIREYQDFALTEQGYAMDTVRHYLAILKKICKIAFKEGITEQFHFAHYKLPKQQETTPKALSRENFEKIRDLEIPGNRFSHLFTRDLFLFACYTGTAYADVVRITGENLFRDEQGSLWLKYRRKKTDYQARVKLLPEAIALIEKYKDENRDTIFPMQSQGMVKANMKGLRIMADIKEPMTYHSGRHSFASLITLEEGVPIETISRMLGHGNIKTTQIYARATPKKLFEDMDKFIEATSDLKLVL; the protein is encoded by the coding sequence ATGAAAGTAGAAAAATTCAAGGTGTTACTCTACCTTAAAAAGAGCGGTCTGGACAAGTCAGGTAAAGCCCCAATCATGGGACGCATTACAGTAAACCATTCAATGGCACAGTTCAGCAGTAAACTATCCTGTACTGCTGAACTGTGGAATCCACGAGAAAGCCGACTGGATGGTAAAAGTCGCGAAGCGGTTGAGATCAATCAGAAAATTGAAGCATTGTTATTAGGAGTTCATTCAGCATTCGATAACCTTGAGGAACGCAAAAAGCCTTTTGATGCAGAATCTGTAAAAAACACGTATCAGGGAAGCATAAACACGCAAATCACCCTGCTCACTCTTCTCAATCGACACATGGAAGGAATGAGAGCCTGTGTAGGAATAGATGTTGCTCCAACCACGTTAAACACTTACGTGTACACCCACCGTTCGCTCTGTAAATTCATCCAAAAGAAATTCAGAACAAAAGACATCGCTTTCGGACAGCTGAACGAACAGTTCATTCGGGAGTATCAGGATTTTGCTTTGACAGAACAGGGATATGCGATGGATACCGTGCGTCATTATCTTGCCATCCTAAAGAAAATTTGTAAGATTGCGTTCAAAGAGGGGATTACCGAGCAGTTTCATTTTGCCCATTACAAGTTGCCCAAACAGCAAGAAACCACCCCCAAAGCATTAAGCCGGGAGAATTTCGAGAAAATACGTGATTTGGAAATTCCCGGGAATCGCTTCTCACACCTTTTTACCAGAGATTTATTCCTCTTTGCCTGCTATACCGGTACAGCTTACGCAGATGTAGTCCGCATTACGGGTGAGAACCTGTTCAGGGATGAACAGGGCAGTCTGTGGCTCAAATACCGGAGAAAGAAAACGGACTATCAAGCCCGTGTCAAATTATTGCCTGAAGCCATCGCCCTGATCGAAAAATACAAAGACGAAAACAGGGATACCATCTTCCCTATGCAATCACAAGGTATGGTAAAAGCCAACATGAAAGGCTTACGAATTATGGCGGATATTAAAGAACCAATGACCTATCATTCAGGACGTCACAGCTTCGCAAGCCTTATTACCCTCGAAGAGGGTGTTCCCATAGAAACGATTAGCCGGATGCTCGGACATGGTAACATCAAGACTACCCAAATCTATGCACGGGCTACTCCGAAAAAACTTTTCGAGGACATGGACAAGTTCATCGAAGCCACCAGCGACTTAAAATTAGTTCTTTAA
- a CDS encoding tyrosine-type recombinase/integrase: MRSTFKLLFYINRAKVKSDGTTAVMCRISIDGKSSTLTTGIYCRLEDWNAQKGVIKMERDNNRLREFRNRVEQTYEHILKCQGVVSSELLKNTIIGVNSISTNLLEAGEVEIERLRVRSIEINSTSAYRQSKLSQLNLQEFLCSRGMENIAFSDITEEFGESFKTSMKTIHERKSAYINKCLTWLNRLIYIAIDQQVLRSNPLEDVRYEKKEPVKHRYISKNDLKRIMEAPINEPRLELVRRAFIFSSLTGLAYVDMHRLYPSHIGKTADGRLYIRKQRTKTNVEAFIPLHPIAEQILSLYNTTDGSQPVFPLPVRDMIWYDINQIGVSMELKDNLSYHQSRHSFATLALSAGLSIESIAKMMGHANISTTQGYAQITEQKISEDMDKLMTRRNMKSAETRQRINP, encoded by the coding sequence ATGCGCAGTACATTCAAACTATTATTCTATATCAATCGGGCAAAAGTAAAGTCCGATGGCACAACAGCCGTTATGTGTCGTATAAGTATTGACGGTAAAAGTTCCACACTCACAACGGGGATCTATTGCCGGCTCGAAGACTGGAACGCCCAAAAAGGCGTAATCAAGATGGAAAGAGACAATAACCGCCTGAGAGAGTTCCGCAATCGTGTCGAACAGACCTACGAACATATTCTTAAATGTCAGGGAGTAGTCAGCAGTGAACTTCTGAAAAATACGATTATTGGGGTAAACTCCATTTCGACTAATCTGCTCGAAGCCGGTGAAGTGGAAATCGAACGCTTACGGGTTCGTTCAATAGAGATAAACTCGACCAGTGCCTATCGCCAATCCAAACTCTCACAGCTGAATTTACAAGAATTTCTTTGCTCCCGGGGAATGGAGAATATAGCTTTTTCGGATATTACCGAAGAGTTCGGGGAGTCGTTCAAAACCTCTATGAAAACAATCCATGAGCGGAAATCGGCATATATAAACAAATGCCTTACGTGGCTCAACCGCCTTATCTACATTGCCATTGACCAGCAGGTGTTGAGAAGTAACCCGCTTGAAGATGTAAGATACGAAAAGAAAGAACCGGTAAAGCACCGGTACATAAGTAAAAACGACTTGAAGCGGATTATGGAAGCCCCGATAAACGAACCACGGTTAGAGCTGGTTCGCAGGGCTTTCATTTTTTCTTCGCTGACGGGACTTGCCTATGTGGATATGCACCGCCTTTATCCGTCCCATATAGGGAAAACAGCTGATGGCAGGCTCTATATCCGAAAACAACGGACAAAAACAAATGTGGAAGCATTCATACCCCTGCACCCGATAGCAGAGCAGATACTTTCGCTCTACAATACCACTGACGGTAGCCAACCGGTATTTCCTCTACCTGTTCGCGATATGATTTGGTACGATATAAATCAAATAGGTGTTTCTATGGAGCTGAAAGACAATCTTTCCTACCACCAAAGTCGCCACAGCTTCGCAACGTTGGCACTTTCGGCAGGACTTTCTATTGAGAGCATTGCCAAAATGATGGGGCATGCAAATATTTCCACCACACAGGGTTATGCACAAATCACCGAACAGAAAATATCGGAAGATATGGATAAATTAATGACGCGAAGAAATATGAAAAGTGCCGAAACTAGACAAAGAATAAACCCATGA
- a CDS encoding protein-tyrosine kinase, which yields MRRELRIGDSQIITIENGIVHIPLMGDSWMIQHEIASFFECFVSKVNSNIRSILKSAVLCESDVCRIYHYQNGNSVEQYSLEMIIALSFRIESKNAQVFRKWLLRKLSKAEIPEILIRSIQNQLLN from the coding sequence ATGAGAAGAGAATTGAGAATCGGCGACAGCCAAATAATTACGATAGAAAATGGCATTGTACACATCCCTTTGATGGGCGATAGTTGGATGATACAACATGAGATTGCCAGCTTCTTCGAATGCTTTGTTTCCAAAGTGAATAGCAATATCCGTTCGATACTCAAAAGTGCTGTGCTGTGTGAATCGGACGTTTGTCGAATCTATCATTATCAAAACGGCAATTCAGTTGAGCAATATAGTTTGGAAATGATAATCGCCCTTTCATTTCGGATTGAATCGAAGAATGCGCAAGTATTTCGGAAGTGGTTGCTTAGAAAACTATCTAAAGCAGAAATCCCTGAAATACTGATAAGGTCTATTCAAAATCAGCTATTGAATTGA
- a CDS encoding helix-turn-helix domain-containing protein — protein sequence MANELITQENSERVKSFFLSLDRLSSSLERLFSSRKPTLNGESFYTDEALSKKLKISRRSLQDYRNEGRIPYVKLGGKILYRSSDIEKLLEEGYRDKFK from the coding sequence ATGGCTAACGAATTAATCACACAGGAAAACAGCGAAAGGGTAAAATCCTTTTTTCTTTCATTGGATAGGCTCTCATCTTCTTTAGAGCGTTTGTTTTCCTCCCGAAAGCCAACGCTTAACGGAGAGAGCTTTTATACGGACGAGGCGTTGTCGAAGAAACTAAAAATCAGTCGCAGGAGTTTGCAGGATTATCGCAACGAAGGGCGTATTCCCTATGTCAAACTGGGCGGTAAAATCCTGTACCGGTCTTCCGATATTGAGAAACTGCTGGAAGAAGGCTATCGGGATAAGTTTAAGTAA
- a CDS encoding helix-turn-helix domain-containing protein, with the protein MEIVNIDAQTFEKILSKFERFATRMETLCRLHGDKDMKEWLDNQDVCLLLNISLRTLQTLRDNGTLGYTRINHKIYYKAEDVEKIVPLVEDKRKVAVYKGKRI; encoded by the coding sequence ATGGAAATAGTAAATATCGATGCACAGACGTTTGAAAAAATACTCTCGAAATTTGAACGTTTTGCAACCCGCATGGAAACTCTCTGCCGGTTACACGGAGATAAGGATATGAAGGAATGGCTGGACAATCAGGATGTATGCCTGCTGTTGAACATATCACTAAGGACTTTACAGACTCTCAGGGATAACGGAACATTGGGTTATACCCGGATCAACCACAAGATCTACTACAAAGCGGAAGATGTGGAAAAGATTGTTCCTTTGGTGGAAGATAAACGCAAAGTGGCTGTTTATAAAGGTAAACGAATATAA
- a CDS encoding DUF3408 domain-containing protein, which yields MKNKETSKETNNTEDNKPSLEDWIPKATMSERTNLFNPTSEEVQGQFNEMNLGVQSKEEKVQHTVANITDDTVQTVPEEQIVYTGSKRTTSKQRKESLEEYRQTFLQVPKLENRKPVFVSCEMRDRLDEIARKLGGRKMSVSGFIENLVRHHLEMYQEDIESWKRL from the coding sequence ATGAAAAACAAAGAGACAAGCAAAGAGACAAACAACACTGAAGACAATAAACCTTCCTTGGAAGATTGGATACCGAAGGCAACGATGTCAGAAAGGACAAACCTCTTTAATCCCACAAGTGAAGAAGTTCAAGGGCAATTCAACGAGATGAATTTGGGTGTGCAATCAAAAGAAGAGAAGGTGCAGCATACAGTTGCAAACATTACTGACGATACTGTACAGACTGTACCTGAAGAACAGATTGTGTATACGGGATCCAAACGTACCACTAGCAAACAACGAAAAGAATCACTGGAAGAATACAGGCAAACTTTCCTGCAGGTTCCGAAACTGGAGAACCGAAAACCGGTATTTGTCAGTTGTGAGATGCGGGACAGATTAGACGAAATTGCCCGCAAATTGGGAGGGCGGAAGATGAGTGTATCGGGATTTATCGAAAACCTTGTCCGGCATCATTTGGAGATGTATCAGGAAGATATTGAGAGCTGGAAAAGGTTATAG
- the mobC gene encoding plasmid mobilization relaxosome protein MobC, producing MKTIRNRNTNGRPAKEPAEKKGYKVTLKMATEEYFSLKAKAREAGISRSEYIRRCIQSSVVKQCLTPELMGYIRQLCGMANNVNQIAHKANAAGYETAYSQNIAMNQRLDKLIKMIEDDC from the coding sequence ATGAAAACTATAAGAAACAGAAATACAAACGGCAGACCGGCCAAAGAACCTGCCGAAAAGAAAGGTTACAAGGTAACTCTGAAAATGGCAACCGAAGAATACTTTTCGCTCAAAGCCAAAGCAAGGGAGGCAGGAATATCCCGGAGTGAATATATCCGCCGTTGCATCCAATCCAGTGTAGTTAAACAATGTCTGACACCGGAGCTGATGGGTTACATCCGGCAACTTTGCGGGATGGCTAACAACGTAAATCAGATTGCTCATAAAGCTAATGCTGCAGGATATGAAACAGCATATTCTCAAAATATTGCTATGAATCAACGGTTGGATAAGCTGATAAAAATGATAGAAGATGATTGCTAA
- a CDS encoding relaxase/mobilization nuclease domain-containing protein: MIAKIVQGRGFRGVVNYVLDKKNSQLLYGEGIRFKDKESIIQSFVTQSKLNPKITKPVAHISLDFSLQDKQKLTDGLMVTIAQEYLKRMGYENTQYIIARHHDTDHPHIHLVVNRIDNDGKRISDQNEKLRSTKICMELTKEHSLYIASGKENVKEYRLKEPDKTKYEIYHALQSGIVKSKNWQELEATLLKAGITTEFRYNGSTDKIQGVRFTKNGYSFNGSKIDRTCSYSNISYQLHQNGRVEQDPILQTAKHNLQDNTMGFSSVAETAASTLGGLFDLIQPIQTASGYDEEQVEALRQEAKRRKKKKGRRL, from the coding sequence ATGATTGCTAAGATTGTTCAGGGAAGAGGCTTCCGGGGTGTAGTAAACTATGTACTTGACAAGAAAAATTCCCAATTACTGTATGGTGAAGGTATACGGTTCAAAGACAAAGAATCCATTATTCAAAGTTTTGTCACCCAAAGTAAGCTGAATCCTAAAATTACCAAACCGGTTGCCCATATCTCACTGGATTTCTCTTTACAGGATAAACAGAAACTGACAGACGGATTGATGGTGACTATAGCTCAGGAATACCTAAAAAGGATGGGGTATGAAAATACCCAATACATCATTGCCCGGCATCATGACACCGACCACCCGCACATTCATCTGGTGGTAAACCGTATCGACAATGATGGAAAACGTATTTCCGACCAAAATGAAAAATTGCGAAGTACGAAAATATGTATGGAATTGACAAAGGAACATAGCCTCTATATTGCTTCCGGCAAAGAAAATGTAAAGGAATATCGCCTGAAAGAACCTGACAAAACCAAATATGAAATATATCATGCCTTACAATCAGGCATTGTAAAATCTAAAAACTGGCAGGAGTTGGAAGCGACACTGCTGAAAGCAGGCATTACCACCGAATTCAGATACAATGGGAGTACGGACAAGATACAAGGCGTAAGGTTTACAAAGAACGGTTATTCCTTTAATGGTTCCAAAATTGACCGTACTTGCAGTTACTCCAACATCAGTTATCAGTTGCATCAAAACGGTAGGGTAGAGCAAGACCCCATCCTTCAGACCGCAAAGCACAACCTACAGGACAACACTATGGGATTTTCTTCGGTGGCGGAAACCGCAGCTTCTACGCTAGGAGGATTATTTGACCTGATTCAACCAATACAGACGGCATCCGGTTATGACGAAGAACAAGTCGAAGCCTTGAGACAGGAGGCCAAAAGGCGAAAAAAGAAAAAAGGACGCAGATTATAA
- a CDS encoding transcriptional repressor codes for MKDTDDKLTSRNIKPTAMRELVLDILTEQKMAISLSDLEQKFHKSDRVTLYRTLKTFEENKLIHSIDDGTGAVKYALCKESCQCHPEDLHVHFFCLKCQHTFCLSDIPIPSINLPVNFSMENINMVVKGVCSNCNN; via the coding sequence ATGAAAGATACAGACGACAAACTGACGAGTAGAAATATAAAACCAACTGCTATGCGGGAATTGGTTTTGGACATTCTAACGGAACAGAAAATGGCAATTAGCTTATCTGATTTAGAACAAAAGTTTCATAAATCTGATAGAGTTACATTGTACCGCACTCTCAAAACATTCGAGGAAAACAAGCTGATTCATAGCATAGACGACGGAACTGGTGCAGTTAAATACGCTCTTTGTAAAGAATCATGCCAATGTCACCCGGAAGATTTACATGTTCACTTTTTTTGCCTAAAATGTCAACATACATTTTGTCTGAGTGACATTCCAATTCCTTCTATCAATCTACCAGTTAATTTTAGTATGGAAAACATAAATATGGTTGTAAAAGGAGTGTGTTCAAACTGCAACAATTAG
- a CDS encoding DUF6769 family protein: protein MNRMGKNSKFILMLLAGLVILLHSTIPHHHHFDSYSDHNNSNSCQSEKRGESSSEANKHCHALNNIVFTKANAITFNANTASTAMLFVFAAFDLVRLYDRVLLTIFPIKDIVILKQYLSSELSIRGPPTLV, encoded by the coding sequence ATGAACAGAATGGGGAAAAATAGTAAGTTTATATTAATGTTACTGGCTGGTCTGGTAATATTACTTCATTCTACAATTCCGCACCATCATCATTTCGATTCATACAGCGACCACAATAATAGTAATTCTTGCCAATCAGAAAAAAGAGGTGAGTCTTCCAGTGAAGCCAATAAGCATTGTCATGCTCTAAACAATATTGTTTTTACAAAAGCTAATGCAATAACTTTTAATGCGAATACTGCATCAACTGCTATGTTGTTTGTTTTCGCTGCATTTGATCTGGTAAGACTCTACGACAGAGTTTTACTAACTATTTTCCCAATTAAAGATATTGTTATCCTAAAACAATATCTTTCCTCAGAACTATCCATTAGAGGTCCTCCTACCTTAGTTTAA
- a CDS encoding CusA/CzcA family heavy metal efflux RND transporter, whose protein sequence is MIERIINFSIKNKFIIGLFVVALIGWGAYSLTQLPIDATPDITNNQVQVISLAPSLAVQEVESSITAPIEVAVANIPNMIELRSISRLGLSVTTIVFKDNVDIYWARQQVGERLKEAEDIIPAGLAKIEMAPISTGLGEIYQYRLAVEKGYETKYSPMDLRTLQDWTVRREMLGTTGVADINSYGGFVKQYEVAINPERLRSMNLTLTDIFDALERNNENTGSAYIDKKPTAYFIRGIGLVKSLEDIEKIVVKSNSSGIPVLIRDIASVQYGNSTRYGAMVIDTTEAVGGVVMMLKGANANEVTKNVETRIETIQKSLPKGVKIEPFLNRSDLVGRAISTVARNLIEGALIVIFILILFLGNMRAGLIVASVIPLSMLFAVSMMQLFGVSGNLMSLGAIDFGLIVDGAVIIVESVVHRITMSKHHHPGIKRLSQPQMDETVFESAKRMMSSATFGQVIILIVYVPIMALVGIEGKMFRPMAQVVSFALIGATILSLTYVPMVSTLFLSKNTEHKPNFSDKMMNWFHKIFNPAIRFALKRKLLVSASVIAIFIASLFVFSSLGGEFIPQLEEGDLAAGVITLQGGSLTNTVEQVQKANKILLANFPEIKHVVCKIGAGEIPTDPTPMETGDYIITLKDKSEWTSAKNREELVEKMEEALIPLAGVKFEFQQPIQMRTNELLSGSKQDIAIKIFGDDLNTLADKASQVEKIIQKVQGVEDINVEKVTGLAQIQVEYNRDRLAQYGLSIAEVNRVLRTAFAGSQAGVVFDEEKRFGLVVRMDKDYRQSIDDVKNLSVALPNGGQIPFEQIANVEIKSGPAQVSREDTKRRITIGFNVRNRDVQSVIADVTKQIDAKVQLPTGYYVKYGGQFENLQAAKARLAIAVPVALLLIFVLLFFTFHSVKQTLLIYTAVPMSLIGGILALWLRGMNFSISAGVGFIALFGIAVLNGIVLIAEFNRLEKEESITDIYERVIKGLNTRLRPVIMTAAVASLGFLPMALSTSAGAEVQKPLATVVIGGLITATLLTLIVLPIFYIFFSTFSFRSLFKRKSVKTLSVLLMLVVCSSGFNSINAQQTKSINLKQAIQMALDSNLSVRSSKYSVDVQKALKGASWDIPKTSIDGQYGQFNSYSKDNSFTVSQSFAFPTVYINQNKLAKANVKSSEWQLKTSQLEIATQVKQIYWQLAYLYSKQKLFAYQDSLYTGFQKAAELRAKTGETNQLEMISARSQSLEIKNQLQQINADLVIYNQKLQTILNVGTTLYPADTVLHRIDYLPAADKSVLAANPSVSYINQQVEVARLEKKVESSRILPDLSIGYFSQTMQGTQEINGVPRVFGTGNRFTGIQVGIAVPLWFAPYSAKAKAAKFKEKVAQTNAEYYSKSLSGSYRSLMLEFSKNSNSVDYYEKQAIPEANLIIEQATKSYKAGALDYLDYILSLSRALSIKQSYLDAQNDYNQTIISIDFITGKIY, encoded by the coding sequence ATGATAGAACGTATTATTAATTTTTCAATAAAGAATAAGTTTATTATAGGCTTATTTGTAGTTGCATTAATTGGCTGGGGGGCGTACTCGCTTACTCAGTTGCCTATTGATGCAACCCCTGACATAACCAACAACCAGGTGCAGGTTATTTCGCTTGCCCCATCGTTGGCGGTTCAGGAAGTCGAGAGCTCAATTACAGCACCTATTGAGGTAGCTGTTGCCAATATCCCCAATATGATTGAACTTCGCTCCATCTCACGTTTGGGCTTGTCGGTGACTACTATTGTGTTTAAAGACAATGTAGATATCTACTGGGCACGGCAACAAGTCGGGGAACGCCTAAAAGAAGCCGAGGACATTATCCCGGCGGGTCTCGCAAAAATTGAGATGGCGCCTATTTCTACGGGCTTGGGCGAGATATACCAATATCGCCTTGCTGTAGAAAAGGGATATGAAACTAAATATTCTCCAATGGACTTAAGAACCTTGCAGGATTGGACGGTTCGTCGCGAGATGTTAGGAACAACAGGTGTAGCGGATATTAACAGCTATGGCGGATTCGTGAAGCAATATGAAGTAGCCATAAATCCCGAGAGACTTAGAAGCATGAACCTTACACTCACCGACATCTTTGATGCACTTGAAAGAAACAACGAGAATACAGGTAGTGCGTATATCGACAAAAAACCAACTGCTTACTTTATCCGTGGCATTGGGTTGGTAAAATCATTAGAAGATATTGAAAAGATTGTTGTAAAAAGCAACTCATCGGGTATTCCTGTTTTAATTAGAGATATTGCAAGTGTTCAATATGGAAATTCCACACGATATGGTGCTATGGTTATTGATACTACAGAGGCTGTTGGCGGTGTGGTTATGATGCTCAAAGGAGCAAATGCGAATGAAGTTACAAAGAATGTAGAAACCCGCATTGAAACCATTCAGAAATCATTACCTAAAGGAGTGAAGATTGAACCGTTTCTTAATCGTTCTGATTTAGTGGGACGTGCTATTAGTACTGTTGCCAGAAACCTGATTGAAGGGGCATTAATTGTTATCTTCATTTTGATATTGTTTTTAGGAAATATGCGGGCAGGGCTCATTGTTGCCTCAGTAATTCCACTTTCAATGCTGTTTGCTGTTTCAATGATGCAACTTTTTGGTGTATCGGGTAACCTGATGAGTCTGGGAGCTATTGACTTCGGGTTAATTGTGGATGGTGCAGTAATTATTGTCGAGAGCGTGGTGCATCGAATAACAATGAGTAAACACCATCATCCGGGTATTAAAAGACTTTCGCAGCCACAAATGGATGAAACAGTATTCGAGTCGGCAAAACGTATGATGAGTTCCGCCACATTCGGACAAGTTATTATCCTGATTGTGTATGTCCCAATTATGGCGTTGGTGGGTATCGAAGGTAAAATGTTTCGTCCCATGGCACAAGTTGTGTCATTTGCATTGATTGGTGCTACAATTCTATCATTAACGTATGTGCCAATGGTTTCAACCTTATTCTTGAGTAAGAACACCGAACACAAACCCAATTTTTCAGATAAGATGATGAATTGGTTTCACAAGATATTTAATCCGGCTATCCGGTTTGCCTTAAAACGGAAATTACTTGTATCAGCATCGGTCATTGCAATATTCATTGCAAGTCTCTTTGTCTTTAGTAGCTTGGGAGGTGAGTTCATTCCTCAACTGGAGGAAGGCGATTTGGCAGCAGGGGTAATTACCTTGCAGGGTGGTTCGCTTACCAATACGGTTGAGCAGGTTCAAAAAGCTAATAAAATATTACTTGCTAACTTCCCTGAAATAAAACATGTTGTTTGTAAAATTGGAGCAGGCGAAATTCCAACCGACCCAACTCCAATGGAAACAGGTGATTATATTATTACGCTCAAAGATAAAAGTGAATGGACTTCGGCAAAAAACCGTGAAGAACTGGTGGAAAAGATGGAAGAAGCATTGATACCGTTGGCAGGTGTAAAATTTGAGTTTCAACAACCGATTCAAATGCGTACCAACGAATTGCTTTCGGGATCAAAACAGGATATTGCTATAAAAATATTCGGCGATGACCTGAACACACTAGCTGATAAAGCTTCGCAAGTGGAAAAAATCATTCAAAAAGTTCAAGGCGTTGAAGATATTAATGTGGAGAAAGTAACCGGGTTGGCTCAGATTCAGGTTGAATATAATCGTGATCGATTGGCTCAATACGGACTCTCAATTGCAGAAGTAAACCGTGTGTTACGGACAGCATTTGCCGGAAGTCAGGCGGGAGTAGTATTCGACGAAGAAAAACGGTTTGGATTGGTAGTACGAATGGATAAGGATTACCGCCAAAGCATTGACGATGTAAAAAATCTTTCAGTTGCTTTGCCCAATGGCGGACAGATTCCTTTTGAACAAATTGCCAATGTTGAAATAAAATCAGGTCCTGCACAGGTGTCACGTGAAGATACAAAACGCCGTATAACCATTGGTTTTAATGTTCGTAACAGAGATGTACAAAGTGTCATAGCTGATGTCACAAAACAAATTGATGCAAAAGTGCAACTACCAACAGGTTATTACGTAAAATATGGCGGTCAATTTGAGAATCTTCAAGCTGCCAAGGCTCGTCTGGCAATTGCTGTTCCGGTAGCGTTGTTGCTCATATTTGTACTCTTATTCTTTACATTTCATTCTGTAAAACAAACCTTATTAATCTATACAGCTGTACCCATGTCGTTGATTGGGGGTATTTTGGCACTTTGGCTACGAGGTATGAATTTTTCCATTTCTGCAGGGGTTGGTTTTATCGCTTTGTTTGGTATCGCCGTGTTAAATGGCATTGTACTCATTGCCGAATTTAACCGATTGGAGAAAGAAGAAAGTATCACAGATATTTACGAACGGGTTATTAAAGGACTGAATACACGTTTGCGTCCGGTAATTATGACGGCTGCCGTTGCTTCGTTGGGTTTCTTGCCTATGGCATTATCTACCTCGGCAGGTGCTGAAGTGCAAAAACCGCTGGCAACAGTTGTTATTGGTGGACTGATAACAGCCACTTTACTGACGCTAATCGTTTTGCCTATCTTTTACATATTCTTTTCAACTTTTTCATTCAGGTCACTTTTTAAAAGGAAGTCGGTGAAAACCTTGTCTGTTTTGTTGATGCTTGTTGTTTGTTCTTCGGGTTTTAATTCAATAAATGCGCAGCAAACTAAAAGCATTAATCTGAAACAAGCAATTCAAATGGCGTTGGACAGTAATTTATCCGTGCGTTCGTCAAAATATTCTGTTGATGTTCAAAAGGCCTTAAAGGGTGCTTCGTGGGATATTCCAAAGACTAGCATTGATGGACAATACGGGCAATTTAACTCCTATAGCAAAGACAATAGTTTCACTGTATCGCAATCCTTTGCTTTTCCAACGGTTTATATAAATCAAAACAAACTGGCTAAAGCCAATGTCAAAAGCAGCGAATGGCAGTTGAAAACTTCGCAGCTCGAAATTGCCACGCAAGTGAAACAAATTTACTGGCAATTGGCTTACCTGTATTCGAAGCAAAAATTATTCGCATATCAGGATAGTTTATACACTGGCTTCCAAAAAGCGGCAGAACTCAGGGCAAAAACGGGTGAAACAAACCAGCTCGAAATGATTTCAGCTCGTTCGCAAAGCCTCGAAATTAAAAATCAGTTGCAACAGATTAATGCCGATTTGGTGATTTATAATCAGAAACTGCAAACTATTTTAAATGTTGGAACAACCCTGTACCCTGCCGATACAGTGTTACACCGTATCGACTATTTACCTGCTGCCGACAAATCCGTTTTAGCTGCTAATCCTTCTGTTAGCTATATTAATCAACAGGTTGAAGTGGCTCGGTTGGAGAAAAAAGTGGAAAGCAGTCGAATATTACCCGATTTGAGTATAGGGTATTTCAGCCAAACCATGCAGGGAACTCAGGAAATAAACGGAGTGCCACGTGTATTTGGTACGGGCAACCGCTTTACCGGAATTCAGGTGGGCATTGCAGTTCCATTATGGTTTGCACCTTATTCTGCAAAAGCTAAGGCTGCAAAGTTTAAAGAAAAAGTGGCACAAACAAATGCGGAGTATTATTCAAAATCGCTTTCAGGTAGTTATCGTTCATTAATGCTTGAATTCAGCAAGAACAGCAATAGTGTTGATTATTACGAAAAACAGGCAATTCCAGAGGCCAATTTAATTATTGAACAGGCTACAAAAAGTTACAAAGCCGGAGCATTGGATTATCTGGACTACATTCTTAGTTTAAGTCGTGCATTAAGTATTAAACAAAGCTATCTCGATGCACAGAACGACTATAATCAAACTATTATTTCTATTGACTTTATTACAGGTAAAATATATTAA